One Catenulispora sp. MAP5-51 DNA segment encodes these proteins:
- a CDS encoding thioesterase II family protein, translating into MTTTTQTTTTSNQNRARAATGDWIRRFQPAEDAAVRLLCLPHAGGAATYYFPVARALAPEVDVLAVQYPGRQDRRTEPVIDDIRVLADLVTAELLPWCDRPVALFGHSMGAMVGYEVARRLETRGIEPLGLFASGRRAPSTVRQESVHRRDDQGIIKALKELSGTGDEVLEDEDLLPMIITAVRGDYKAVETYQADDGPVLACPIHVLTGDTDEMTTAEEAQAWDRHTTGECRVEVFTGGHFFLSEQAPSVIASVRGGLRAWAAAAQHP; encoded by the coding sequence ATGACGACGACCACTCAGACGACGACCACTTCGAACCAGAACCGGGCGCGCGCCGCGACCGGCGACTGGATCCGCCGCTTCCAGCCCGCCGAGGACGCCGCCGTCCGCCTGCTGTGCCTGCCCCACGCCGGCGGCGCCGCGACGTACTACTTCCCGGTCGCCAGGGCGCTGGCCCCCGAGGTCGACGTGCTGGCCGTGCAGTACCCGGGCCGCCAGGACCGGCGTACCGAACCGGTGATCGACGACATCCGCGTCCTGGCCGACCTGGTCACCGCCGAACTGCTGCCGTGGTGCGACCGGCCGGTGGCGCTGTTCGGCCACAGCATGGGCGCCATGGTCGGCTACGAGGTGGCCCGCCGCCTGGAGACGCGGGGCATCGAGCCGCTCGGGCTGTTCGCCTCCGGCCGGCGCGCCCCCTCCACCGTCCGCCAGGAGTCGGTGCACCGCCGCGACGACCAGGGCATCATCAAGGCCCTGAAGGAGCTCAGCGGCACCGGCGACGAGGTGCTCGAGGACGAGGACCTGCTGCCCATGATCATCACTGCCGTGCGGGGGGACTACAAGGCGGTCGAGACCTACCAGGCCGACGACGGCCCGGTGCTCGCGTGCCCGATCCACGTGCTCACCGGCGACACCGACGAGATGACCACCGCCGAGGAGGCCCAGGCCTGGGACCGGCACACCACGGGGGAGTGCCGCGTCGAGGTGTTCACCGGCGGGCACTTCTTCCTCAGCGAGCAGGCGCCCAGCGTGATCGCCTCGGTGCGCGGCGGACTGCGCGCGTGGGCGGCCGCGGCGCAGCACCCCTAG
- a CDS encoding ABC transporter ATP-binding protein, whose translation MIRGNTQVRQDDVLRLVSVSKVYDKTGVPVTALKNVNLSLSAGTFTAIMGPSGSGKSTLLQCASGLDQPTSGQVSIAGQPMAFGDETELTKFRRGRIGFVFQQFNLLPSLTVQQNITLPARLEGKRVDKARMAAVVSRVGLSGRLGHRPAQLSGGEQQRVAIARALVANPKIIFADEPTGALDTHRAGEVLNLFDQAVREFGQTVIMVTHDPIAASHADLVLFLVDGQIVDEMAHPNPASVAEEMARLGEEVTRRHAGSES comes from the coding sequence ATGATTCGAGGAAACACCCAAGTCCGGCAGGACGACGTGCTCCGGCTGGTCTCGGTGAGCAAGGTGTACGACAAGACCGGAGTGCCGGTCACGGCGTTGAAGAACGTGAACCTGTCCCTGTCCGCGGGCACGTTCACCGCCATCATGGGCCCCTCGGGCTCGGGCAAGAGCACGCTGCTGCAGTGCGCCTCCGGGCTGGACCAGCCGACCAGCGGCCAGGTGAGCATCGCCGGGCAGCCGATGGCCTTCGGCGACGAGACCGAGCTGACCAAGTTCCGCCGCGGCCGGATCGGCTTCGTGTTCCAGCAGTTCAACCTGCTGCCCTCGCTGACCGTGCAGCAGAACATCACGCTGCCGGCGCGGCTGGAGGGCAAGCGGGTGGACAAGGCGCGGATGGCCGCGGTGGTCTCGCGGGTCGGCCTGTCCGGCCGCCTCGGCCACCGGCCGGCGCAGCTGTCCGGCGGTGAGCAGCAACGGGTGGCGATCGCCCGGGCGCTGGTCGCCAACCCCAAGATCATCTTCGCCGACGAGCCGACCGGCGCCCTGGACACCCACCGGGCCGGGGAGGTGCTGAACCTGTTCGACCAGGCCGTGCGCGAGTTCGGGCAGACGGTGATCATGGTGACCCACGACCCGATCGCGGCCTCCCACGCCGACCTGGTGCTCTTCCTGGTCGACGGCCAGATCGTGGACGAGATGGCGCACCCGAACCCGGCCTCGGTGGCCGAGGAGATGGCCCGCCTGGGCGAGGAAGTCACCCGCCGCCACGCCGGATCGGAGTCCTGA